CCAATGCCGTCGCGCTGGGCCTGATCGCGCGCTGGGCGGCGACGACGCGCGACGGCGACATGGTCGGCGGCGACCTGCCGGGCTGGCTGCCGGCGCTGCTCGGCCGCAACCGCGTGCTCGGCCTCGCCGACCGCCGCGGCGAGTGCATCTATTCCGCCTGCCCGCACTACGGCCGCTGCTTCATCGAGCGCTCGGTGCGCCGGGCGCGGCGCGCCGACCTGGTGATCGCCAACCACGCCCTGGTGATGGCCCAGGCCGCCCTCGGCGGCATCGACGACGGCCGGCTGCCGACCCGGCTGGTGTTCGACGAGGGCCACCATCTCTACGACGCCGCCGACAGCGTCTTCGCCGCCTATCTGTCCGGGCAGGAGACGGCCGAGCTGCGCCGCTGGCTGCGCGGCGGCGACACGGCGCGGACGCGCGGGCGGATGCGCGGGCTGGTCAACCGCTACGGCGAGCTGACCGACGGCGACGCCGAGGCCGACCTGGCGCTGCACGAGGCGATGCGCGCCGCCGTCGCCCTGCCCGGCGAGGGCTGGCAGAACCGGCTGCGCGAGGGCCGGCCGGACGGCCCGGCCGAGGCGTTCCTGGCCCATGTGCGCGAGCAGGTCTACGCGCGGGCCGGCGACGACGGCCCCTACAGCCTGGAGGCCGATTTGCGCCCGGCCGCGCCGGCGATGGCCGATGCCGCCGTCCGGCTCGATGCGGCGCTGGAGGACCTCGCCCGGCCGCTGCAGCAGCTCGCCCAGCGCTTCGCCCGCAAGCTGGACATGGAGGCCGACGCCCTCGACAGCGCCACCCGCCACCGGCTGGAGGCGGCGATCCGCGCGCTCGGCCGCCGGGCCGAGATCGCCATCCCGGCCTGGCGCGGCCTGTTGCAGACCATCGAGACCGAGACCCCGCCGCGCTTCGTCGACTGGCTGACGGTGGAGCGGATCGACGGCCGCGACGTCGACGTCGGCGCGCGCCGCCACTGGATCGACCCGACCGTCCCGCTGGCGGGCGAGGTGCTGAGCCCGTGCCACGGCGCCGTCGTCACCTCGGCGACGCTGACCGACGGTTCCGGCGACCTGGAACGCGACTGGGCCTCGGCCGAGGCCCGCACCGGCGCCATCCACCTGGAGACCGCCGCGATCCGCGCCCAGGTCTCGTCGCCCTTCGACTATCCGGCCCAGACCCGGGTGCTGATCGTCACCGACGTCGGCCGCGACGGCCCGGAGCAGGTCGCCGCCGCCTATCGCACCCTGTTCCTGGCCGCCGGCGGCGGCGCGCTCGGCCTGTTCACCGCCATCGCGCGGCTGCGCGCGGTGCAGAAGCGCATCGTCGGCCCGCTGGCCGAGGCCGGCATCCCGCTCTACGCCCAGCATGTCGACCCGATGGACCCGGCCACCCTGGTCGACATGTTCCGGTTCGAGACCGACGCCTGCCTGCTCGGCACCGACGCGGTGCGCGACGGCGTCGACGTGCCCGGCCGCTCGCTCAGGCTGGTGGTGTTCGACCGGGTGCCGTGGTCGCAGCCCCGGCATCCTGCACCGGGTGCGCCGCCAGGCCTATGAGGCCGCCGGCGGCGACCGCCGCGACTACGACGACATCGCCACCCGGCTGCGGCTGAAGCAGGCCTACGGCCGCCTGGTCCGCCGCGCCGACGACAGGGGCGTGTTCGTCCTGCTCGACCCCCGCACCCCCACCCGCCTGCTCACCGCCTTCCCCCCCGGCGTGCCGGTGGAGCGGGTCGGCCTGGTCGAGGCGCTGGAGGCGGTGCAGGGGTTCTTGGGGTGAGGGGGTTGGCGGGTCCGATTGGGGCCTTTGCCAGGGTCAACGCGGATGTCCGGTTGCAGGGACGAATGGGCCCTGCGTTGTCGATCCGGTATCGTCGCGGATGCGCCAGAAGCGGTCGATCACAAGATCAACCCAACCTGCTCACATTGCTCCTGCGACTATTCGGATCACGGCCAGAGCTCTGCCACCCGAAGAACCAGCAGCCCGGCGCACCGAGCCACGGCTAGGGCGAACGCGTGACATCAATCACCGCAACGACTGGCTGGGGTGCACACGGCCCTCCGACGAGATGGACCGAGCCATGTCTGCGAGGTGAGAAACGACTTGTTCGAACCTCAACCATCCGCCCTCCGGTCCCTCCCACCCTCGTGATCGTCTCTTTTTGTGGACGATGAGTAAGATACCATGTCGATGCTCACGGTCGCGCAGATACCGCCCGACAAGTTGAGCTCTCAACGCATCCTCAAGCTGGCTCAGGGACCAACACTCCGCGACCTTGACTTCCAGGGCTAAACTGGCGTCTGTCGCCGTCGCCCGGAAGCGGATATCTGGCTCCTTCTCATCTGCAACGTGCGGCTCCCTCTCAACCGAGTAGCCGCGTCCCTGCTCGCTTCTGAATCGATCAGCCAACCAGTTCTGAACGTCGACCTCCTTTGGTAGGAGGGCGAGCGTTGAACCTTGTGCGAAGTCGGAATGGATCAGACTGTGCTGCCAGTCAGCTATCTTATTGCTGATCAATCGCTGAAGATCGAATGCGTTCCTCGGGGTCGTCGTGAAGTCATGCTCAAACGCATAGACCTCTCCTGAGGTCCAACTCGCGTACTCGGCGTCCTTTTCCGCACGCTCGCGAGCGATCTGAGACAACCGCTCTCGCCTTATTGGGATATCCGGATTCTCTGCGAGTCTATTGATGGCGGCGAAGGTAGCGGCGCCTGGCGTTTCAAAAAGCGCC
The nucleotide sequence above comes from Alphaproteobacteria bacterium. Encoded proteins:
- a CDS encoding ATP-dependent DNA helicase produces the protein MNGPALVFLSAGQAGCGVADGDGPRRLAPAAARSLLAAGLADAPPNVVVCHRPSAVALLGPDAEQALDILELYAFVRPAEALVPSPRGIAAALGLPRPDTPAAEAATLRDATALLLDGLAGDRTADWPGIAQVMARGGWRWAALLPLPGDGRARRGIDALAVWRRLPQWEFEGPDDPPGDAGVTPNEARHRLAEILHAEAEPRPQQAAYASAVSAAFQPRHETGSATVVIAEAGTGTGKTLGYVAPASLWAERNGAPVWISTFTRNLQRQIDQELARLYPDERERAQRVVTRKGRENYLCLLSFEEAAATAANPANAVALGLIARWAATTRDGDMVGGDLPGWLPALLGRNRVLGLADRRGECIYSACPHYGRCFIERSVRRARRADLVIANHALVMAQAALGGIDDGRLPTRLVFDEGHHLYDAADSVFAAYLSGQETAELRRWLRGGDTARTRGRMRGLVNRYGELTDGDAEADLALHEAMRAAVALPGEGWQNRLREGRPDGPAEAFLAHVREQVYARAGDDGPYSLEADLRPAAPAMADAAVRLDAALEDLARPLQQLAQRFARKLDMEADALDSATRHRLEAAIRALGRRAEIAIPAWRGLLQTIETETPPRFVDWLTVERIDGRDVDVGARRHWIDPTVPLAGEVLSPCHGAVVTSATLTDGSGDLERDWASAEARTGAIHLETAAIRAQVSSPFDYPAQTRVLIVTDVGRDGPEQVAAAYRTLFLAAGGGALGLFTAIARLRAVQKRIVGPLAEAGIPLYAQHVDPMDPATLVDMFRFETDACLLGTDAVRDGVDVPGRSLRLVVFDRVPWSQPRHPAPGAPPGL
- a CDS encoding helicase C-terminal domain-containing protein; this translates as MRRQAYEAAGGDRRDYDDIATRLRLKQAYGRLVRRADDRGVFVLLDPRTPTRLLTAFPPGVPVERVGLVEALEAVQGFLG